The Mycolicibacterium monacense genome contains the following window.
GCCGGCCCGGCACCGGGCTGTCCGATCCGCACCCCTACGACGCGGTCGCCGACTGGACCGCCGACGTCGCCCACGTCGCCGACGCCCTCGGCGCCGACCGCCTCGCCGTCGTCGGCCTCTCCGGCGGCGGCCCCTACGCGCTCGCCTGCGCCGCCGTCCCGCCGCTCGCGAGCCGCATCGCCGCCGTCGCCGTCCTCGGCGGTGTCGTCCCCTCCGTCGGACCCGATGCCCTCGCCACCGGCGCCGTCGACCTCGCCCGCCGCTTCGCCCCGGTCCTGCACGAATTACGCCGTCCCCTAGCCGGATTCATCTCGACGCTCCTCACCCCGCTCCTCCCGGCCGCGCACTACGCCTGCCAGGCATACGCCATGACCACGCCTGAGGGCGACCGCCGCGTGCTGCACGACCCGGAGATGGAGGGCATGTTCATCGACGACCTCGTCCTGGTCGCGCGCGGCCGGTTCCAGGCCATCGTCGACGACGCCCGGCTCTTCGGGCGCGACTGGGGTTTTCGGCTCGCCGAGGTCAATGCGCCGGTGCGGTGGTGGCACGGCGACGCCGACCACATCGTTCCGCTGGCCGATGCGCAGAAAGCGGTCGAGCTGCTGCCCGACGCCGAACTCGTCCTGCGCTCGGAGGAGAGCCACCTCGGCGGCTTCGCCACCGCCGACGAAGTCCTGCACTTCGTTCGCTCACAGCTGTGACCCAGAGCCTCAGACCCCGAACGTCGACGCCCCGCTGAGTATCGCCCAGACGATGAACGCTGCGAGTATCGCGACGATCACCGACACCGAAATCAGGCCGGCAACAACGATATTCGTGCTCACCCCGAAGGTAGAGGCCGGCCGGACGGCCGGTGCCGCGCGTACCACGGGCCGCGGCCCCGTGGGCGCGCCCCGGCGTGCGAGGCGCTCCTCGCTGATCGCACACCACGGGCACCGTGCCGTACCGACCGGAACCCGGTGCGTCCCTGACGAACACGTCGTCAGTTGCAACCGCAGCAGGCTGTCCCGCCATTCCGCCGCGCTCGGCCGGCTCGCGGGGTCGCGCAGCCCGTCGGTGAACGCCCGGGCGAACAACTGCTGAATCTCGGCGGGCAGGAACGTCGGCGGCGGGGCCAACGGATGCGTCTGCAGCGGGGACCCCGGCCCACCCGCCCAGGCGCCCGACCGCGCCAACGTCAGCGCGTCGGGCTGCTGCCCGCCGCCGGTCCAGATGCCCCGCATGAACGGGTGGTTGCCCGCCATCAGCAGGAGATGGATGTGCACGGCGAGCGCGAAGAGATCCGACGGCTTCTCCCGCGGGTACCGCCGCAGGTCGACGCCGATGAGTTCGGGGGCGGTGAACTCCGGTCTGCCGACACTGCACAGGAATCGGCGGCCCGCCGCATCGGTGAACTGCATGGAGTCGCAGTCCACCAGCGTCACCTCGGTGGTGTCGGAGACCAGGATGTTGCGCTCCTGGAAGTCGCCGATCACCGCGTCGACGCGGTGCACCACCTGCACCGCCAGGCACAGGTTGGCCGCCGTGCTGACCAGATGCTCCCACGACGCATGCCGGGTCCACTGCGGACCGCCCGGCAGCGGGTCCTCTCGGTTCGACGGGTTGCTGATCGTGTGGATCTCCACCGCGGTCGCGGTGTCCACCCGCGGCATGACGAACCCGATCGGCCGGTCCCCCTCGAGCAGCAGCCCCGACGGCCACGTCAGCACCACGAAACCGTTGGGCTGCACCCGCCCCGGGGGCGGGGACTGTACCATCGCCGCGACCTTGTCCAGCTTCGCGCCCAGCCGCGTGAGGTCCGGGTGAAACACCTTGGCCGCCAGATCCGGTCGCTCCGCGACGCCGTAGACGGTGCCCTCACCGGCGCGGGCGAGCACCGGCGCCAGCGTCAGTCGCTCACCGGTCGCGAGACGTAGTTCCGTCATCGCCGACGCCGCCACAACCCACGACGCCGTGCACCTCGGGTCAGCGGCACGGTCTCGAGCTCGGCGACCGACGTTCCCGGCGCGGGCGAACTGTCCGTCACCGCACC
Protein-coding sequences here:
- a CDS encoding alpha/beta fold hydrolase is translated as MNTLMRHPYRVPRVDKPRAEGRFYLPDGRRLGFAEFGDPSGDPVLWFHGTPGGRRQFPLLGRRAAEKLGLRVVLLGRPGTGLSDPHPYDAVADWTADVAHVADALGADRLAVVGLSGGGPYALACAAVPPLASRIAAVAVLGGVVPSVGPDALATGAVDLARRFAPVLHELRRPLAGFISTLLTPLLPAAHYACQAYAMTTPEGDRRVLHDPEMEGMFIDDLVLVARGRFQAIVDDARLFGRDWGFRLAEVNAPVRWWHGDADHIVPLADAQKAVELLPDAELVLRSEESHLGGFATADEVLHFVRSQL